Within Suricata suricatta isolate VVHF042 chromosome 12, meerkat_22Aug2017_6uvM2_HiC, whole genome shotgun sequence, the genomic segment GTCCTCAACTTACAGGATCACAAGATCTCAGGCTCTATTCAAACTCAAAGGCAAAGCCTAACTCTGCCTGTacccaggccccaggcctgccTTGAGGTCTCTTCTGGGCCTTTCTCTAGAGCAGAGCTCTCAGCTGCCTAACTTCTATTTGCAAAGAGAAAGCAGCTCTGGGGCTCTCCTGGGGCTGTCCTCACCAACCAAAGGGGCTAACAAACTGCCGTTCCACACCTGGAGGGGTAGTACACCAGAACTCATTTAAGGAGATCAGTGGGAACCTggactttccttcctcttctcctgctTGGCTCCCAGGGTCCACCCAGGAGAAGAGATTCACGGACAGTGCTGTAGTGCACAATGCTCACCCTGTTGTCTGTCTTTTGAGGTGGGATGGAGGAGGCCCACCATTTATGCAACACTCGCGCGGACTCAGGAGCGCTCATCAATCACCACTGCCTGGCTCGTGGGGAGATGGGGGGTCTGCCTCTGGGGATGCCTGGCACAAGGCTCACAGTCCGCCTTTGTCAGTCGCGCTGAGCGCAGCCTGTAAGGGCTGTTACTACAGAGGGTAAGCCGAGACCTTCCCAAAGGCTCTTCCTCgaccttcctccctcctctctcggCCGCGGGGCAAGGACCCCACCAGTGGTCCTGGGAGGGCGGGGAAGAGGCCGGCCGGCCCGGCAGTGGCGGCGGCGGCGAGGAGGGGGCGCGGAGGAGCAGCTCCACCTCCTCTGTCTCCCAATCGCGTTACAGGCGGAGCCGCCAGAGTTTCCCTCAGTGCGGAGAAGTGAGTTCCCAACTCTCAGGACCGAAGCTGCCCACCACTCACCCGGGCTGCCCCTGCCCGGCGGCACTGGGCCCGGGGCCCCTCCCCCCCGGAGCCGCACCGCCACCCCNNNNNNNNNNNNNNNNNNNNNNNNNNNNNNNNNNNNNNNNNNNNNNNNNNNNNNNNNNNNNNNNNNNNNNNNNNNNNNNNNNNNNNNNNNNNNNNNNNNNGCCCGCCGCCCAGGCCAGGCCGGAAGCAGCCGGGAGAGCCGGGCGCGCGGCCCCGATTCGCCCGGGACCCCGCATTCCAGCCCTGCGGGCTCCGCACTTGCCGAGGGCGGGGGACTCGTCCCCTCCCTGTGGGGCGCTGGCTGCTGGGCGGCGGTAGCCACGGCAACGCGGGTAGCGGCCAGGCGAGCCGAGGGCGAGGAGCTGAGCCCGGAGCTCTGGCGTCccgaccccaccccaccccatcccgcCCCCGCTGGGCCTCACCTGCGCGCAGCGCAGGAACCGGAATTAAGAGTCTTCCTGGgatgggcggggcagggggggcggAGGTTGGTGCGCTCGGCGCCCACAGCCCACAGGTGCTGCGGGTGCGGCGCCCGGCCTCTTACTGCTCACCTGCGCCGGAGGGAACCcgcacccctccccagccccgccaGATCGCCAGCCATCACCTCTGCTCCACAGCGCCCGgaactccctccttcctttcctgtggTCGTCCTTCTCCAACTTTCCTTACCTGAACTTCTCAGCGCCTGGTTTCTCCCCACCGTACCAGGTCCTGTTCACTGCCCCCACTCCCAGGAGTCCCTAACAGCCACCCCCTCCTTCcggcccccacctctgtgccagAGGAGCATAGGCTTTGGGGTTGGGCCTGGGGTTGGGCCACCACTGAGCCAAGTAACCTGAGTCCCCCATATCCCCCCTAACACCCCCCTCTCACCCCACACGCCTGTTTGCTCACCGGCAAGTGGAGGTGACACCACACCTAGCCAGCTGTTACAGGAGGGCACAGCAGCTGCAAAGCGCACAAGCAAGGgtgcatttccttcttttcctcccggGCCTGTATCTGGACCCACCCTAAGCTGAGAAGCCTTGGGCAAGTCTGAACTCCCTCACTGGCAAATACCTGGGCCTTTCTAGGGAGGAACCGCTCGGCAGGGGCCCAGTTGTGCCCTCTACCGGGCCCTTCATGCACACCCTGGCCTGCCCACAGCAAACACAGAGACAGGACCTGGCCCATGCTGTTAGGACTTTTGCAGGACTTTGTCTCAAGGCCATTGGGATAGCCTCCTGAGAGGCaaaatttgtctctctctctctcactcactcacacacacacacaccccactctgGAAGCCCCCAGAGCCTCCACAGGCTAGGGAGAGCCTCAGCCAGAAGATTCAGGTCATCCGCATTGGCTAGTGTCCAAAGAGTCAACACCACAGACATTCTTGCCGTCTGCCTTCACTCTCATCTACCCAACTCTGCCTTCCAATTTCTCTCACCAACTTCTCAGGTCACACTCCCTttcctccatcccctctcccatCACCTGAGGCTATGCACCAACAAGacacccccttcccacctcacCCCAGTTCCCTTATCCGTAGCCTCCAGCATCAGAGACTCCAGGCCCTCCTCTAGCCTATGCTCCACCATTCCTCCATATCCATCACCACCTCAGACCCCTTGGCTTTCCGGCCTGTGCAGCCTATGGGGGGCCCTTCCCACATACCTGGAATCCTCCCCTCCTCAACTCCATTCACTCGAGAGCATACTCTTTAGGACCTACCTCACCCCAAAGGTGGACACATGACTTCCAAACCGCACAGCACCCTTATCTGTACACAGATATGGCACCTCCTACCCCGCCAGCGGGGGGAGCGTCCCATTCGCAGCAGTTGTTTCATCTCATGCCATCCTGAGGAACcattacacaaagaaaacaatgtcAAGAATGGAGTGACTGAATGACCAAGGGACTAGGCACTTAGAGGTTCACAGAACCCGTGGGGCCGCCCAGGCCATGCTCACTGCCCAAGCCTGAGCGCAGGCTCCCAGGACGGAGGGTACCTCCTGGGAAACCCTACTGGCTCCACAGGCCACCGCTGAGAGTAGGCTCCACACAGGCCCAAGTAAACCCCAGGCCACAGAAGCCCCTCCCCGCAAACCCTGCATACTTTTGCATACTTCTGTGTGCTCAGAAAGGAGTGGCTTTTCCAGACTGGTGGGAGTAGAGTGCCTCCCCACTGGTCCTATTTACTCTAGGACACACAAGGCCACCCATGGCCGTTTAGCGCAGGAGATCAAAGGTTGCTGTTCTCCTCCGCAAAGGGACAGATTAGGGATTCTCTGGGCAGTCTGCAACCAGGCTCCCCCACTGTACCTCCCACTTCAGGGAGGCCCCTCCCCATCATTGCCACCCAGTTCACTCTGCTTGCTCAGTTCACTCTGCTGACAGTACTGAGCTCTGCCAGCGCCTGTCTAGGGCATCTCTAGGCTATGTATGGGAGGACCCTAGCTCTAGGGGCACACTGGGCTGCCCAAAGCTCTCTCTGCACAAGGACCCAGACTGGCTACCAATCCCTTTAATTATGTCCCCAGCAATATTTATCAACCATTCCCCTGATCCCTTTTCCCTGCTCTCTTCCGATCATCCCTCCAGCATTAGAACCAGAAGGTTTTCCCCACCAGAGCAGAAAAAGTAATCCAGAAGGAACCACTGTCAGCGGGTGCACAGGCTAGGTTCCACTCGCTGGAACCCCCAAGCTCTCTGACACAGGAGGGTCAGGCAAGCAGACCTGGCaatccaaaacaaaaacccaagctTCAAGGGTAAGTCCATCCAACCTGGTTCTGATGAGGATGAGACCAAGAGGAGGTGAGAGAGGAACTGAAGGGGGCCATGATTACCCTAATTCCAGGCCCAGCCCTCAAGTCCCAAATCTCAGTCTTCAACAAGAAAAACTTCATCTAATGTAAATATTACTTTAAGTAACACGAACCCAAAGACATTTTATTTGGACATCAGCACAAAGTTTTGATAATTAACATAAATGAGCATTTTCTAAAAGTCAAAGTATGCCTGCTGGTGAGCCACACAGATGGTGCTCAGCCTCAGGCTTAGGGTGTGTGCACTCCAAAGGCTCACTTCCTTGTTGGGATTCTCTAGCTAATTTGTATCCACAGCTATCCCCTCGGCCCCCTGCAGGAGGCTCCTGGGGCTAGCTGGCCCTGAACAGCATGTAGAGCACGGGCAGTGCAGCCATAAATGTCACACAGGTGACCAGCGTGCTGTAGATGGTGTTCCTGTTGACCTGGGCTTCAAGCCTCTGCTCCATGTCCGACAATGCCAAGATCATGCTCCGCTGTTGCGGTGAGGAGCCAGGCAGGGCCCTGTCTGCCGGCCCCGGCAGGCCTGGATGTGCTGCAGCCTTTGCAAGCCGAACCACCTCAGCCGTTTGGCTGAAAGTCTTTTCCAAGCCATCAAGCCGCTCTCGTAAACCCTCTAGACATGAATGGACCTGCCTGGAATGGCTGAGCTGCTCTTTCAAGGCAGCTGAAAGGACATCTGTGCCTCTGTCTCGAGTGGGGGAAGTACCTGCCTGGACCCCAGAGCTCTGCCCGGGGCCAGCTTGTACCAGGCCCCTTAGGTCCATCATGAGGTCGTGGAGGTCCCTCTGCTGGAGGGAGTAGCTGGATGCCTGTTCTCGGATGGCCTCCTGGAGGCTCACAGGCCCCTTCTGTGCCTCTAAGAGCAAGGCCTTCAGCTCCTGTAGCCGCACACGGTTCACATAGGTGGAGCCAGCCACACCAATCAAGGCCCCCAGGACTGACCCGATGAGGGACCAGTTCTTGGTCCTCTCGGCTCGGGTGCGCTCCTTCTCGTGACTTTCCCGCACAgctgcagagaagagggagaactTCTCTCGCTCAGAGTCTTCAGCACGCAGATAGGCTGCACGAAGCCTCTTCTCCTCCTGCAGAAGCAAAGCTGGGTTATAAAGCAGCAACGTGGCCCTGTAGCTGGAGCAGCCCGCAGCCTCATGCCTGGCACAGACTGCATGCTCAATAAAACcgctgaatgaatgaaggcagcATAAACACAGTCAGGTGCAGGAAGCAAAGGAATTGAGGGCGGTCAAGATGAGCAATACTACCTTCCTACCCAAGCAGTGCTGGGTCTGACCAGGCATGTACTGATGAGTACAGAATGTGTCCGTCACAAGGAAGTGTCTGGCCCTCTCTAGGCCAGTCCCCTCCTCAGCAACCTGGGATCTGGAGCCCAGATTATACTGCCCTGGACTACTGACCCCAGTACTCCAGGAGAAAGTGGGTAGACAGGCTCTGGAAGCCTGGGAGCCCAGAGCTTCTGGTTTACCTCCTCACCAGATCTCTGACCGCCAGACCAATCAGGGTTCCCACCTTGCCCCTGGATGACCTGCCAGGCTAGGGTCCCTATCCAATGATGAAGGGCTGCCTTCAGAGTGCCTACTTGCAGCAGTCGGTGCTCCAACGTAGCCAGTTCTAGATACTGGTTATCCTCTCTGGAGATGCGGTCCAAGCggtccctcacctccttcagctTGGCCTGGTGAACTTCCAAGTCCTCCCGAGCCTCTCGCACAAGCCCTCGAGCCACCATGAACACTTTCTCTGCCTGCATAGAGAACAATGGAGGCCGTCTACACCTTCCCTCCACACCTGCACTGGCTCAGCTATAGTCTCAACAAGGCTGTGGCTGAGGTGAGTGGGGTCAGTGCAAAGGGTGGAAAAAAGAGTCCGTAAGACACAAAATCCTAACTCACCCAGTAGTCCTCAAAGTGCAGCCCCAGGCCACACCCATTTGAATCACTGGATTTATCCATTCGAGTAGAAATAACATGCCCCTGAGAAACTTGAAAAAAGCTAATGCTGTGCACAAAACCCAGCCAATTCTAGTCTGATACAAACCACGGAGAGGAACCTACATTCCTAAACTGTTTCACGCATGCTACCTGATCTTCACCTCTCGGCAATGCCACAAGAGGCATTGCTATGGCCTCTATTTTACAGACCCAGAAACTCCAGCTCAGaaatgtcatgatctcaaaggGGAGGGACAGCACTGTGCCTCAAAACCTCCCACTGAACCCCCAGGTTCTTGCCACCTCGCTAGCCTGGTCCGTGCTAGGCAGGAGTGGGAACAGAGATGACGGAATGCATTTCTGCTGCCACCAAGGGCTTCACAGCCATAGGAAGCTCTTTCCACCTCAGTTTGATGCTGCCCTGGCCCTGTGCCTCTACCTTCACAAGGGGTGTTTTAATTACACATGGGGCTTTGAGGACACTGTAACACTCTCGCCGACCCTTAGTCAATGTAGGAAGTGTTCACTGGCCTAACACAATGGGTATCAATGGCCAGGGACTCATCCGTACACAGAAACCTGTTTTTGGGATAGACGGGTACAATTACACAGAGATCTTCACCCCCAGTACTATCGAATCCAGGTTATCAGGTGAGAAATGAGTCAAATTCTTCTACCACTAGTATCTGttcaagaaaaggcaaatctgGGCAAGGCTTCACAGCACCATGTGGCTGGTAATTATTTGGCAAGAGCCTCCTGGCCACATTTCCCGAGTCAGAAGGCAAGGCCAACCACCCTGGCTTCACTCCTCACCTCAGTCACGTTTCCCTGGGCCTCTCGAACTTCATTGAGTCCAACAAACTCTTCATATCTGTCCCACCAAGTCGTGGCTGTGGACGATGCTCGCTGTTGAATGTTGTGCCCCAGGGCTCTTCCCAGAGCTGTGAGGCGATGGTACAGCCCAAGGGCCACCTCCTCAGGTCTTTTTTCTCTGGGCTGGCTAGGGCCTGAGCTGCAGAGAGTCCTGGTCATAAAGAGGTCCCTTCCAAGGTGGCTTCTCCACACGACACGGGGAGCACCCAGGATGTGCTGCATGGCAAATACAGTGCTGTGCCCTGTCATCAGATCTGTAGGGGTGACGCCAGATAGATCAACTCACAGCTGAGAAAGGTTGGGCATAAGCATAAGGTTTCAGGGCCTAAGGACAGTGACAGTTCTGAGCTAATTTCCATGAAAAAGTCCAAATAGAGCGCTCCTCTGTTGTGCCTGGAGACAGAAGCCACTGTGGTCAGGCCTCCCCACTGTGTGCTCCAGACAACAGAACACAGCGGGGAAGAACAGTAGGAGATCCTGCTTTCCATCTCCTTCCACAATGCCACCAGCTCCTCCCAGTCTACTCACCTTCCTCACTTCCCCCAGGTCTCTGCTGTGACTTGGATGAGAATCCTGGTGCCCGGTTTTCTGATAATGTCAAAGAAAATTCTCAAAccggggctgcctgggtggctcagtcagttaagtgtccaattgcTGATTTTGGCTCTGAGATGGaggcctgcattggattctgcactgacagtatggcgcctgcttgggattctctctctctctctctctctctctctctctctctctctctctctctctctctctccccctccctccctctctcaaaagtaaataaataaacttaaaaaaattttttttttcaaacctgaGTTGTCCATGCTGACAAAGCCCCAGAAGGATTCATAAAGACTCCCAAGGAAACTGGGGAACTGAGGGGATTTAAGGCAATGATTTCTGCAAACGACCATCAAAACCAATGGTTCAGACTCTAAGGGCCGCCCCAGCACTGGGAAAGCAGAGTTTTGCTTATGTTCCAGGACACAGGTCATTCACGTACCAAGGCAGAAAAttccctccctggctctcccctGAGAAGACAATTCCAGGGAAAagacgaaacaaaacaaaaagctgggATCTCTATACAGAGGACACCTTTCTTAGGTTCATataagccctgctctgggctcctcGCCCAGGCTTTCCAGGCTTctactcccccacccctcacattCCTAACCTTCCGCAagctttctccctcctctccaacTTTACTCCTGCTCTACTGGTCAGGTTTCTTGAATCTCTCCCTTTTCAACCTCGCTTTGTTTGGGCCCCAACAATACCCACTTCTCGTTACCTAAACAACACAGGGAGGCTCCCATTACCCAGTCAGGCCTTGTCTGAGCCCCAAAGCTGAAGGGATTCTAAGGACCCCAAAAGAGGGCCAGGTGACCCCTGCTCCCTGGCAAACCTGGACCAGCACTCCTGTCCTC encodes:
- the CCDC51 gene encoding coiled-coil domain-containing protein 51, whose protein sequence is MTGHSTVFAMQHILGAPRVVWRSHLGRDLFMTRTLCSSGPSQPREKRPEEVALGLYHRLTALGRALGHNIQQRASSTATTWWDRYEEFVGLNEVREAQGNVTEAEKVFMVARGLVREAREDLEVHQAKLKEVRDRLDRISREDNQYLELATLEHRLLQEEKRLRAAYLRAEDSEREKFSLFSAAVRESHEKERTRAERTKNWSLIGSVLGALIGVAGSTYVNRVRLQELKALLLEAQKGPVSLQEAIREQASSYSLQQRDLHDLMMDLRGLVQAGPGQSSGVQAGTSPTRDRGTDVLSAALKEQLSHSRQVHSCLEGLRERLDGLEKTFSQTAEVVRLAKAAAHPGLPGPADRALPGSSPQQRSMILALSDMEQRLEAQVNRNTIYSTLVTCVTFMAALPVLYMLFRAS